DNA from Kogia breviceps isolate mKogBre1 chromosome 3, mKogBre1 haplotype 1, whole genome shotgun sequence:
AATTGGGATTACATTGGTTATAGAGCCAACTGAGGACATGACATCTGGACAATATCgaatcttccagtccatgaatgtGGTATAGCTCTCCATTATTTTAGGTCTTCAGTTTTTCTTAGCAGCGCTTTGTAGTTTTTAATGTGTGCGCATCTATTAGATTTatccttaaatatttcatatttttgatgcttTTGTAAATGGTAATTTAAGATTTCCTATTTCTGATGCTAATAAATAGAAATCTGCatatttgtatattgatcttgtatcctgcaacttggtACCATCAACTAGTTTCTTGAAGATTACATAGGATTTTCTTCAAAGATGATTATTCATCCAGTCTGGatgccttttgtttatttttgtcttatttattgcaCTGGCTAAAACTCCAGCACAATTGGGACTGAAGTGGTATAGTGGGCATCATTGCTTGGTTCCCGATCTTTGGGGAAAGATTTTCAGTGTTTCAtcattaagtgtgatgttagcaGTAGGCTTTTTCCTATTTGTCCTCTATCAGGTTGAGaaaattctcttctgtttccaGTTTGCAGAAAGATTTTTATCAGGAATcgttactgtatttttttaaacgcCTCTTTTGCATGTATTgagatatacttttttttcattttcagtttgttgataatgGTGATAAACTGAACTTAGTCGCAGTGTATTATTTGTacattgttgaatttgatttgctaaaattttgttgatggtttttgaATTTCTGTTAATgggatattggtttgtagttttgtcttcttgtaatgtttttgactggttttggaatcagagtAATGCAGGCCTCAGAGTGAGTTGAAGTATTCCCttcaattttctgaaagagtGTGTATAGAATTGGCATTTTTCTTAAGTATTTGGTAGAACTCATCTGTGCTTGCACTTTTCTTTATAGGATGGTTTTTAATTATGAACTTAATTACTGTAccatattagaaatatttttattttttcttgagtgaTAGTTTTCTACTTGCAGttcagttagttttttttttgtgaatgTTGAAACCCTGTTATTTGATGCATAAATGTTTAGGACTGTTGTATCCTCTAAATGAGTTCACTTTTTTCATTAAGAAATGGCCCTCTTTTTCCCTGAAGTATTCTGTGTTCTAAAATCTCCTTTGTCAGGTTATTAATGTAgctttttcagctttattttgattaatgTTAGCATGGTGTATCTTTTTCCATACTTGTACTTTTGTcctatttatatctttatattcaAAGTGAGTTTTTTATAGGCAGCATATAATTGGGTCTTGCTGTTTAATCTAACTATCTTGTCTTTTAATTGTGTTGAGGTCATTTACGTTTCACCTGGTTATTCATAATGGTTGGGTTTTAATctgttttgctatttgttttctatttctcccagCTATTCGTTATTCCTTTGTTCCTCTTCTACCTTCTTTTGGATTGAATATTTGTGataccattttatcttttttattgtcttattAGCTGTAACTCTTTGTTATGTCCTTTTGGAGGTTGCTTTTGGGTTCTCAGATGATGTCTTCAGTATATCATACTCTACCTTCAAGTGATAATatactactttatatatagtacaaGAACGTTACAAgagtatatttccatttttttctttgctttgtgctttttgttttatactttatatGTGTTAGAAATCCCCGAACacattgtcattatttttgctttaaatagtcaattattttttaaagaagttttaataagaaaaagactttttatatttatccatGTCGCCATTTCTGGCGCTCTTCATTCCTTCGTGTTGATCCAGAGCTTCAGCCAatatcatgttttcttctacatgaaagacttcctttaatatttcttgtatacCAGGTCTGCTGATgataaattctttcagcttttgtataCCTACAAAAGTCtgtattttgcattttgttttgaaaGAGATTTTTGCTAAGTGTAGAGTTGTAGattgtcagatttttttccccaggtcTTCAGATAAAGATGTCATTGCACTGTTTTGTAACGTTTGTTGTTTCTGATGAAAAgtgctgtttttcttctctgaaggtTTATGAGTgagtttgatttctttcttttttttttttttttttttttgttatagttcttgCTTATAGTACCTCGTTCCTGAGAGATGCTCATTTTCCTCTGAAAATTATCTGTGAGAGTTCTTTGAGGTCTGTGATAAAAGTTTCTTCATACAGAGATCACTTATTTACTTGTGCTTGGGGCAGTTTAATTTTGGAACCACTTTAAATTCTTAGCTTGaagtggtttgttttgtttgtttgtttctgtccaCACAGATGGTGTGAATACTTGGGCTGCATATACATTCAAAGGCTAGTTTGAAAATGTTCAAGCAtagacaaaagttttaaaattttctcgaaaactaataaaattttcttttactccCACCTTCCCTACCAGAGAAAGGTTTTGGGAAAGTATTATACAGATTTTCTATTCCTCACCCTTCAATTTTGTGTTCCTTCACAACagcaacaaacacacacacacacacacacacacacaacttgccCATCTCTTTAGGGTTTCATTGTTTGGACATTTGTCTGTAGTTTATTGGTGACCTCAGCCCGCAATGCCAGTCTGTCAGATTTTCCTCAGACTCCTAATTACAGGTGCCCTCTGGTTGCAGTGCATACCTGTGTAGGGTAGAAGGAGCTTTGGATTGGTCAATGTGGCACTTGGCTATTTCAGGGTCCCTTATTCCGTGTAAAGGATAGAATCTCAGGCAAAAAGTATGTACATCTGTTGATtcacactgtttttgttttttttttgttctgcttcTAAGGAAGTGGGAAAACTCTTGCCTTTGCCATTCCAATGATTCATGCAGTGCTGCAGTGGCAGGTGAAGAAGAAGCCTAGCCCAGCTCTAAGTAACACAGGAGCACCACTTGGGGAGACCAGTAATAAGGCTGGAGTTGAGACAGGATCACCAGGCAGGGCTGGAACTGAGTCTGGAGCTTTGCCTGTTGAGATTGGAATTGAGGGTGAAGCACTGCCCAGTGAGGCTGGCGCGAAGGCTAGAGCACCACCCAGCCAGGCAAGAGCCAAGATTGGAGCTGCAGTCTCAAACCAGGTGCTGCCCtcctgtgatgatgatgatgatgacgatgccGGTGAAGGACCTtcttccctggtcagggagacgCCCATTCCCAAACAGGATGAACACAAGGAGGAAAAGCTTGATGAAGAGCAGACTAGAAAGTTAAAACAAGAATTGGGTGGCAAAATCGCACATCCAAGGCGTCCTCTGCTTGGACTCGTTCTGACTCCCACTCGAGAGCTAGCCGTTCAAGTCAAACAACACATTGATGCTGTGGCCAAGTTTACAAGTGAGGTTTAATTCCGTTTAATAAATGTTGCCTGAAAGGATTCCAGTAGCTGGGGTGGTAGAGGTGAATCAGCTGTGCCCGCCCTCTAGAGGAAACCTTTCTCTTCTGCCAGAGAATTAATCCCGACAGAAAAACTGTTTGAGTGACACATTCTTTATTCTCCCAGGGATAACACATAACTAATGCTATTCTAGCTGCATAGGAAATTAGTTAACTTATTGGATACAGTAGATACTTGGAGCAGTGTTTGGCAAACCACTGTTTGggtttttgtgggggggtttttgtaaataaagtgctGCCACACCCACTTATTTACATATGTCTATGGTCACTTTTGCATCACCAATGCAGAGTGTAATAGAGGTAGTAATTGTACAGAGACCATTTAGCCCACAGGGCTAAAAATGTTTACTGttggaaaagtttgctgactcttgCCTTAGGGCATTAGAACTTAACTTTTTCAGGGAATTCTTTGGGAAAGGCTGCAGAGTCGGGGTTTCAATTTTATAGTAAAAGGAGCAGTTACTTATCAAGCTCTGACTGTGTATTACAAGGCACTTTACTAAGCGTTTTGCTTGCATGACCCTTTGTGTTCCTTCCATACTGGCTACCTTGCGAAGTCCTCCATtagagaggagaagagaacaCTAGCCATCAGAGGAGATtcagtttaattttaattgagGGGCCTGGGCAGGAACTCCTAGGGGAGGTGTGTCACAGCTACAAGTTACATCTTTGCCAGCACTGTGGTGCACCACTGCTCATTTTTTCCAGAGCTTTGGATGTCACCATCCCTGCATTCAAATCCAGCCCTACTGGTATGGTTGGAGGggaaagagtagaaaaaaatgaggTTGGGGAAATAGTCAGGGCCTAGATCATAGAAGACCTGGTAAGCCCTCTAGCAATGGCATCAACAGGGCAGGCCAGCTCTTAGCACTGCCCTGGAGAGGGGAGCTGTGCTGGTGACTGGCAGCCTTTACTAATCTGGGGGCACCTGTGTCAGCATTGGAAGAAATAAGCAATCAGTCTGAATAACAGTGCCCCTTATGTTTTGTGTACCATAGGCATTAAAACTGCTCTTTTGGTTGGTGGAATGTCCACACAGAAACAGCAGAGGATGCTGAACCGCCAGCCTGAGCTTGTGATTGCCACTCCAGGCCGGCTGTGGGAGCTAGTTAAAGAAAAGCACCCTCATTTGAGCGACCTTCGGCAGCTCAGGTGAGAAACCAGTacctccccttttcccccaccccctgttCTGAAGTGGACCTCAGGTGACATGGTACAGTGTGCAATGCCTTCTCCCTGTTACAGAGTGCCATGGTATGGTACCAGCCAGACTTGGGCCTTTAGAAAACCCAGCATGTGTGAGGGAGATTAGTTGAGGGccctgggggtggtggggtggtagAGTATGCCGTGGATGACTCCTCTTACCTGCTACTAACCAGGTGATGTGGGTCTGTCTGGATCTGTAGGTGCCTGGTGGTCGATGAGGCTGACCGCATGGTTGAGAAAGGCCATTTTGCTGAACTCTCACAGCTGCTAGAGATGCTCAGTGATGCCCAGTACAACCCAAAGAGACAGACACTTGTTTTTTCGGCCACGCTGACCCTGGTACATCAAGCTCCTGCTCGAATCCTTCACAAGAAGCACGCTAAGAAAATCGACAAAACTGCCAAACTTGACCTCCTCATGCAGAAGATTGGCATGAGGGGCAAGCCCAAGGTCATCGACCTTACGAGAAAGGAGGCCACGGTAGAGACACTGACAGAGACCAAGATCCATTGTGAGGCTGATGAGAAAGACCTATATCTGTACTACTTCCTGATGCAGTATCCAGGCCGCACCTTAGTGTTTGCCAACAGTATCTCCTGCATCAGACGCCTCTCTGGGCTCCTCAAAGCCCTGGATGTCATGCCGCTGACCCTGCATGCCTGCATGCACCAGAAGCAGAGGCTCAGAAACCTGGAGCAGTTTGCCCATCTGCAGGAGTAAGTCAGGCCTGTTCACAGATTAGCCATTGGGTCTAGGTAGCCAGGACGGCGAGAAGCTACCTTCTCTCATGGGAGCCTTCGGTAGaaggtagcttttttttttttttttttttttgcacagcgTGAGGCAGGCTCACTCTCATCTAGTACATTTGGTTGCTGGTAACGCCCAACAGAAACTTCTTTAATAATGAGTAATGGTGACAATAATACCTATTATTATTGAACACTTAATAATAGATTAAGTATTGTGCTTGTATTTTAGATACATTATTACATTACATTCATTCACTTCTAACATCCTTGAGAAGAAGAATAGAGTCATGGTTAACAGCACAGACTGGAAGCAGACTGCTTGAGATCAAATCCTGGCTGTGTCACTTCTAGCTGGTCAGATTActtctttgtgtttcagttttctcataatCAGTATAATAATAGAAGTTATGGCAGAGGATTGCTCTGAGGAGTAAGTAAATTTATGCATCTGAAGTGTTcggaacagtgcttggcacatggtatgAACTTGCTAAGTGTTAGCTTTAATACTTACCACTtgtcattattcttattttatagattaaaaaagtAAGGTTTAGAAAGGCACATAAGCTTGCCCAGGGTTTCTCAGCTTGCGAGTGGTAGAGCTGGGCCTCAGACCAGCCTGTCATACTGCAGAGCTTATGCTGTCATGTCCTTCTGCTTTGGGGCCAGACTGATGGTCAGGCAGGCAGCATGGTGCAGATTGTCAAAGTGAGGGCCTGGGAAGCTGGGCTTTAAATTGGCTTCTGCCCACATTGTTTTGTCAGGTTACTGGTTACAGATGAGTTTCGAGAACAAGTGGTTCACTTCCTTCTGAATGTTAGTAAGTAGAGTTAGTGGTTCATTGGATCAGGAGTTGGCAAGCTATAGCCCATGGGCCAGATCTGGCTTGTTGCCTGTTtttataagtaaagttttatCGGAACACAGCGAGGCCTATTTATGTATCGTCTATAGCTGTTTTTGTGCTATAATGGCGGAGTTGAGTAATTTCAACAGACGTCGCCCACGAAGCCAACAATAGTTTACTctgtggccctttacagaaagtttgctgaccttgACTTAGAACGGTGGTTTAATATTTTACGAACTTCAGTTTGCATCATATTCCACAGCACTATCTCAGAGATGCAGGAAGTGGGGACCGTGAAGGGCCTAAGATCTTTAGTTTTTAAGACACACCTCAGGTGCTTTTGACTCCCCTCAAACTacacctacattaagaaacatcacctgggcttcccgggtggcacagttgttgagagtccgcctgccgatacaaggtacacgagttcgtgccccggtccgggaagatcccacatgccgcggagcggctgggcccgtgagccatgactgctgagtctgcgcgtccggggcctgtgctccgcaacgggagaggccacaacagtgagaggcccgcgtaccgcaaaaaaaaaaaaaaaaaagaaaaaagaaacatcacccAGTACGTATTCTTGAGTGCTTGCTGTGAACCTGGCACTGTTCTAGGGGCTGGTAATAGAATAG
Protein-coding regions in this window:
- the DDX24 gene encoding ATP-dependent RNA helicase DDX24 isoform X2: MKLKEKKSRPKPPNYGRIQRKGIKVVGKWKQVKIDPNVFAGGQMDDLVCFEELTDYQLVSSAESSSSLFSKEEPKKRKAQAVSEGEEEGESTSSKKKMKLKKSKDVETEGTSAQKVFEGKDTEPGPQGDGTICPDPEVGEMASESPAQTVPKKKNKKGKKKSEPSQGTTPKVPKKAKTWMPEMHDHKADVSAWKDLFVPKPVLRALSFLGFSAPTPVQALTLAPAIRDKLDILGAAETGSGKTLAFAIPMIHAVLQWQVKKKPSPALSNTGAPLGETSNKAGVETGSPGRAGTESGALPVEIGIEGEALPSEAGAKARAPPSQARAKIGAAVSNQVLPSCDDDDDDDAGEGPSSLVRETPIPKQDEHKEEKLDEEQTRKLKQELGGKIAHPRRPLLGLVLTPTRELAVQVKQHIDAVAKFTSIKTALLVGGMSTQKQQRMLNRQPELVIATPGRLWELVKEKHPHLSDLRQLRCLVVDEADRMVEKGHFAELSQLLEMLSDAQYNPKRQTLVFSATLTLVHQAPARILHKKHAKKIDKTAKLDLLMQKIGMRGKPKVIDLTRKEATVETLTETKIHCEADEKDLYLYYFLMQYPGRTLVFANSISCIRRLSGLLKALDVMPLTLHACMHQKQRLRNLEQFAHLQDCVLLATDVAARGLDIPKVQHVIHYQVPRTSEIYVHRSGRTARATSEGLSLMLVGPEDVINFKKIYKTLKKDEDIPLFPVQTKYMDAVKEEKLTSKKSVGDKSR